A region of Tissierellales bacterium DNA encodes the following proteins:
- a CDS encoding electron transport complex subunit E produces the protein MSKKIDILKNGLIKDNPTFVQLLGMCPTLAVTTTAKDGFAMGLATTAVLLGSNLVISLIRKVVPDKIRIPVFIIVIASFVTMIGMMLNAYALPIYNALGLFLPLIVVNCLILGRAESFASKAKPGDAIIDGLGMGLGFTLSLSVLGVIRELLGAGTFLGNAVFGASFQPAIIMILPPGAFLTLGLLIGLVNMISKKKKA, from the coding sequence ATGAGCAAAAAAATAGATATATTAAAAAATGGATTGATTAAAGACAATCCTACATTTGTACAACTTTTAGGAATGTGTCCAACTCTAGCGGTTACTACTACTGCTAAAGATGGTTTTGCTATGGGACTTGCAACTACTGCAGTTCTTTTAGGGTCGAACCTTGTAATATCATTAATTAGAAAAGTTGTGCCAGACAAAATAAGAATTCCGGTATTTATAATAGTAATAGCGTCGTTTGTTACTATGATAGGCATGATGCTAAATGCATATGCATTGCCAATTTACAATGCACTTGGTTTATTTTTACCACTTATTGTAGTTAACTGTTTGATACTTGGTAGAGCGGAGTCATTTGCATCAAAAGCTAAACCTGGTGATGCTATAATTGATGGACTTGGAATGGGACTTGGATTTACATTGTCTTTATCTGTACTTGGTGTTATAAGAGAGTTATTAGGAGCTGGAACATTTTTAGGAAATGCTGTTTTCGGAGCTAGTTTCCAACCGGCTATTATAATGATATTACCACCTGGTGCATTTTTGACATTGGGATTACTAATTGGTTTAGTTAATATGATTTCTAAAAAGAAAAAAGCGTAG
- a CDS encoding RnfABCDGE type electron transport complex subunit G: protein MRDTITLGLKLAFITAISALVLGFTNQITAPKILEAEIKTNQEARLAVLPNAENFESVDVVDNENIIEVYVGKSGDSISGYTIKSKSNGFGGKLEILTGISSDGEITGMKVLKHTETPGLGANAEKDSFQSKFVGKNSTDKVQINKLEPQKDSEVQAITGATITSKAVALAVNESLNYFEENLK, encoded by the coding sequence ATGCGTGATACTATAACGTTAGGACTTAAATTGGCATTTATCACTGCTATTTCTGCTCTAGTACTGGGTTTTACAAATCAAATTACAGCGCCTAAAATACTAGAAGCTGAGATAAAAACAAATCAAGAGGCTAGATTGGCTGTATTGCCTAATGCTGAAAATTTTGAAAGTGTCGATGTAGTTGACAACGAAAATATAATCGAAGTATATGTTGGAAAGAGTGGAGATTCTATTTCAGGATATACTATAAAGTCAAAATCTAATGGATTTGGCGGAAAACTTGAAATATTGACTGGAATCAGTTCTGATGGAGAAATTACAGGAATGAAAGTTCTAAAACATACTGAAACACCAGGTCTTGGAGCTAATGCTGAAAAGGATTCTTTTCAATCAAAATTTGTAGGCAAAAACTCAACAGATAAGGTTCAAATAAATAAGTTAGAGCCACAAAAAGACAGTGAAGTTCAGGCTATTACTGGAGCTACTATAACATCAAAAGCAGTAGCTTTGGCAGTGAATGAATCATTGAATTATTTTGAAGAAAATCTTAAATAG
- a CDS encoding RnfABCDGE type electron transport complex subunit D codes for MDKILFASSSPHIRTKQSTRSIMLDVLIALLPATLAGIYYFRFNAAKLILLSVLTAVLTEYLIQKLRKQPVTIGDLSAAVTGLLLAFNLPASAPWWIAVIGSVFAVGIVKQAFGGLGHNFMNPALAARAMLVASWPVIMTGQWISTGVDAVTTATPLGQLKEGLEYTFSAKELLLGNVPGCIGETSAILLILGGVYLIFRKIISWRIPTMYIGTVAILMLVAGQGLNGMITQVLAGGLMLGAFFMATDYASSPVSPKGQIIYAVGCGILTVVIRLYGGYPEGVSYSILLMNLAAPLIDKYTRPKVFGVSEVKKHA; via the coding sequence ATGGATAAGATTTTATTTGCATCAAGTTCACCTCATATTCGAACAAAACAGAGTACGAGAAGTATAATGCTTGATGTTTTAATAGCACTGTTGCCAGCAACTCTTGCTGGTATATATTATTTTAGATTTAATGCAGCAAAATTGATATTATTGTCGGTATTAACAGCAGTATTGACAGAATATTTGATTCAAAAACTTAGAAAACAACCAGTTACAATTGGAGATTTAAGTGCAGCTGTTACTGGATTGTTACTTGCATTTAACTTACCAGCATCTGCACCATGGTGGATAGCAGTTATAGGTTCTGTATTTGCGGTAGGTATAGTAAAGCAAGCGTTTGGAGGACTTGGTCATAACTTCATGAACCCAGCACTTGCAGCTAGAGCAATGCTAGTAGCATCATGGCCAGTTATCATGACAGGACAGTGGATTAGCACAGGCGTAGATGCTGTAACTACAGCTACACCTCTTGGCCAGTTAAAAGAGGGACTTGAGTATACGTTTTCTGCTAAGGAATTACTTCTTGGAAACGTTCCAGGATGTATTGGAGAAACATCAGCAATACTTTTGATATTAGGCGGAGTATATCTTATATTTAGAAAGATCATCTCTTGGAGAATACCAACTATGTATATAGGAACTGTTGCTATACTTATGTTAGTTGCAGGACAAGGTTTAAATGGAATGATTACACAAGTTTTAGCAGGTGGATTGATGTTAGGTGCATTTTTTATGGCAACTGACTATGCATCATCGCCAGTTAGTCCTAAAGGACAGATAATATATGCTGTTGGATGTGGTATTCTCACAGTTGTAATAAGATTATATGGTGGATATCCAGAAGGTGTTTCTTATTCTATATTACTTATGAATTTAGCAGCACCACTTATAGACAAATATACAAGACCAAAAGTATTTGGTGTTAGCGAGGTGAAAAAGCATGCGTGA